A DNA window from Candidatus Sulfidibacterium hydrothermale contains the following coding sequences:
- a CDS encoding ATP-binding protein codes for MTQLQIPGRVEMLRVLQAFVVENAKIYRLPKSLLEHLKLVSEEAFLHVLKNSFQPDDISDIKISVEVDHLHFRLSFFDKGLPFDSSLIKEYHPGNDISTLDTEGMELFLIKQFADRVEWINHGAEGKEFRLSFELPQKDIITLLEGKKEKKEEPVASLKDIEIRTFQDGDAIKISRAIYRAYGYTYPNEDMYYPEKIAAQNKNGTLISVVCYDKKRQEVAGHYALERPSLGPVAESGQAVVSPAYRGFHLMAKMRTLLEKKARELQLEGIMSQPVTTHVFSQKVNEGFGSKPCGFSFGLVPQKLSFRKISDSLSQRESCMLYFQPLRKRERILFIPEKHRTIIEKIYHHFNLPFRQGKMAVPSGKNGRVHYNYHADWGFGVIAVDEIGENNLYEIKQALFNLLFTLKADVIFLYIPLEDADITHLVKAIEKERFFFAGITPSFLDGRDVIRFEYLNGFIDSSKIKIYSQQANEIFQYILQQKEKTLQ; via the coding sequence GTAGAAATGCTCAGGGTTCTTCAGGCCTTCGTAGTGGAGAATGCAAAAATTTACCGGCTGCCCAAATCACTTTTGGAGCATCTGAAACTGGTTTCCGAAGAAGCTTTTTTACATGTTCTAAAAAATTCTTTCCAGCCTGACGACATTTCCGACATCAAAATTTCCGTTGAAGTTGACCACCTTCACTTCAGGCTTTCTTTTTTCGACAAAGGGCTTCCTTTCGACAGCTCGCTGATAAAAGAATACCATCCGGGAAACGACATCAGCACCTTAGACACCGAAGGAATGGAACTGTTTCTTATCAAGCAGTTTGCCGACCGGGTAGAATGGATTAACCACGGCGCCGAGGGAAAAGAATTCAGGTTATCGTTTGAACTGCCACAAAAAGACATCATCACGCTTCTCGAAGGGAAAAAAGAAAAAAAGGAAGAACCGGTAGCATCACTCAAAGATATCGAAATACGAACTTTTCAAGATGGCGATGCCATTAAGATTTCGAGAGCCATTTACCGGGCATACGGCTACACCTATCCCAACGAAGACATGTACTATCCCGAAAAAATTGCAGCACAAAATAAAAACGGCACCCTGATTTCGGTAGTTTGTTACGACAAAAAGCGACAGGAAGTAGCCGGCCATTATGCGCTGGAGCGTCCTTCGCTGGGGCCGGTGGCCGAAAGCGGACAAGCGGTGGTTTCACCGGCATATCGCGGATTTCATCTCATGGCAAAAATGCGAACGCTGCTCGAAAAAAAAGCACGCGAACTCCAGCTCGAAGGCATCATGTCGCAACCGGTAACCACCCATGTCTTTAGCCAGAAAGTAAACGAAGGCTTTGGTTCCAAACCCTGCGGGTTTTCTTTCGGACTGGTCCCCCAAAAGCTAAGCTTCCGGAAAATTAGCGATTCGTTATCACAACGCGAAAGTTGCATGCTCTATTTCCAGCCCTTGCGAAAAAGAGAAAGGATACTTTTTATTCCTGAAAAACACCGCACGATCATCGAAAAAATCTATCATCACTTTAATTTACCTTTTCGCCAGGGGAAAATGGCTGTACCATCCGGGAAAAACGGACGTGTACATTACAACTATCACGCCGATTGGGGTTTTGGAGTAATTGCCGTGGACGAAATTGGCGAAAACAATCTTTACGAAATCAAACAGGCTTTATTTAACCTGTTGTTTACGCTAAAAGCGGATGTCATCTTCTTGTACATTCCGTTGGAAGATGCGGACATTACCCATCTTGTCAAAGCCATTGAAAAAGAGCGATTCTTTTTTGCCGGTATCACGCCATCTTTTTTAGACGGACGCGACGTGATCCGATTTGAGTACCTGAACGGATTTATCGATTCATCGAAAATTAAAATTTACAGCCAGCAGGCCAACGAAATCTTTCAATACATTTTGCAACAAAAAGAAAAAACGTTGCAATGA
- a CDS encoding MFS transporter, with translation MIELFRHNTVFLRFWIATVASQLASRMHSLILIWIVFKWTHSAFIVGIAMVAASLPAVLISPFAGSLVDRHNKVAVMMIADFSRLIIVLIFAFLYHIQVLNTQWLVIGTIGISLASAFFNPASLAVIPSLVKENQITQANAIEQISGSASAIIGPLFGSAIIATLGVTNAFIGAGVMFLISVLFLLNIKDLQQSTKKIATGMLEDIKTGIRLVKQHAIVHKMIFKMAVVNFFFSSLTIIIPIVAKADVKIIAYLMSALGAGMLVCSLVLSGKNFSFKPKTLLSVSFVMMGASFIAAGFTPHLIPMLFEIFTIGFFLNVFNITLISLYQMRLPSESLGKIMSLIIAVSLSLQPISYGVMGVVLGYIGTFWTFFISGAIILLSAIGVYRLKELNEKETIKIQ, from the coding sequence ATGATAGAGCTTTTTAGACATAACACTGTTTTTTTACGGTTCTGGATAGCTACAGTAGCATCGCAGCTTGCCTCGCGCATGCATTCGCTGATACTCATCTGGATTGTTTTCAAGTGGACTCACTCGGCCTTTATTGTGGGAATTGCCATGGTAGCCGCTTCGCTGCCGGCGGTTCTTATCTCGCCTTTTGCAGGCAGCCTGGTGGATCGTCACAACAAAGTGGCCGTGATGATGATCGCCGATTTTTCGCGATTAATCATTGTACTGATTTTTGCTTTTCTTTATCATATTCAGGTATTAAACACCCAGTGGTTGGTTATAGGCACCATTGGCATTTCGTTGGCTTCAGCATTTTTCAACCCGGCTTCGCTGGCCGTAATTCCATCGCTGGTAAAAGAAAACCAAATTACACAAGCCAACGCCATTGAGCAAATCAGCGGCAGTGCCAGTGCCATTATCGGCCCGTTGTTCGGCTCGGCCATCATTGCCACTCTCGGGGTTACCAACGCTTTTATCGGAGCCGGCGTCATGTTCCTTATCTCCGTACTCTTTTTATTGAACATCAAAGACCTACAACAATCCACAAAAAAAATCGCCACCGGTATGCTCGAAGACATCAAAACGGGTATCCGGCTGGTAAAACAGCATGCCATTGTTCATAAAATGATTTTTAAAATGGCTGTGGTTAATTTTTTCTTTTCCTCGCTGACCATTATCATTCCCATTGTTGCCAAAGCCGATGTTAAAATTATTGCTTATCTGATGAGCGCTTTGGGTGCCGGTATGCTGGTCTGCTCGCTGGTCCTTTCGGGGAAAAATTTCTCTTTTAAGCCCAAAACACTTCTTTCGGTTTCATTTGTTATGATGGGCGCCTCATTTATTGCCGCCGGTTTTACACCGCATCTCATCCCCATGCTTTTTGAAATATTCACCATCGGCTTTTTCCTGAATGTCTTTAATATTACACTGATCTCTTTGTATCAAATGCGGCTTCCGAGCGAGTCGCTTGGAAAAATCATGTCGTTAATTATTGCGGTTTCTCTTTCGCTACAACCTATCAGTTACGGTGTTATGGGAGTTGTTTTAGGATATATCGGCACTTTTTGGACATTTTTTATCAGCGGAGCCATCATTTTGTTAAGCGCCATTGGTGTTTACCGTCTTAAAGAACTAAACGAAAAAGAAACGATTAAAATTCAATAA